In the Hordeum vulgare subsp. vulgare chromosome 7H, MorexV3_pseudomolecules_assembly, whole genome shotgun sequence genome, one interval contains:
- the LOC123411637 gene encoding PTI1-like tyrosine-protein kinase 3, whose amino-acid sequence MRRWFCCAHVDTPYEENGDEFPHSPERANGNGFTQIGDQGKAPPSIQVPELSFDELKEKTDDFGSKALVGEGSYGRVYYAVLENGTHVAVKKLDTSADPEPDNEFIAQVSVISRLKHEHFVDLLGYCLEGDQRLLAYEFATMGSLHDILHGRKGVAGAQPGPALDWMQRINIAVDAAKGLEYLHEKVQPSVVHRDIRSSNVLLFEDYKAKIADFNLSNQSPDMAARLHSTRVLGTFGYHAPEYAMTGQLTQKSDVYSFGVVLLELLTGRKPVDHTMPRGQQSLVTWATPRLGEDKVKQCVDPRLNGEYPPKGVAKLAAVAALCVQYESEFRPSMSIVVKALSPLLINKPQQQPGAPDTPSDT is encoded by the exons ATGCGGCGGTGGTTTTGCTGCGCACATGTTGACACACCGTATGAGGAAAATGGGGATGAGTTTCCACACAGTCCTGAAAGGGCAAATG GTAATGGTTTTACTCAAATTGGTGATCAGGGAAAAGCACCTCCCTCCATTCAAGTACCTGAATTGTCATTTgatgaactgaaagaaaaaacagATGATTTTGGGTCAAAAGCTTTGGTTGGTGAGGGTTCATACGGAAGAGTGTATTACGCTGTTCTAGAGAACGGGACACATGTGGCTGTGAAAAAGCTTGATACTTCAGCAGACCCTGAGCCTGACAATGAATTTATCGCGCAG GTCTCCGTTATTTCTAgattaaaacatgaacattttgttGACTTGCTTGGGTACTGTCTGGAAGGAGATCAACGCTTACTGGCCTACGAATTTGCTACTATGGGCTCTCTACATGATATTTTGCATG GGAGAAAGGGTGTTGCTGGTGCACAGCCTGGCCCTGCACTTgactggatgcaaaggatcaacaTTGCTGTTGATGCTGCAAAAGGGCTTGAGTATCTTCACGAGAAGGTCCAGCCTTCTGTAGTCCATCGAGACATACGGTCGAGCAATGTACTTTTATTTGAGGACTACAAAGCTAAAATTGCAGATTTCAACCTTTCAAATCAATCCCCTGATATGGCTGCTCGTCTACATTCGACTCGTGTGCTTGGAACCTTTGGATATCATGCTCCCGA GTATGCCATGACTGGCCAACTGACGCAAAAAAGTGATGTGTATAGCTTTGGGGTTGTTCTTTTAGAGCTCCTAACTGGAAGGAAACCAGTAGATCACACGATGCCAAGGGGACAGCAGAGTCTTGTTACCTGG GCAACACCAAGGCTTGGTGAGGACAAGGTAAAACAATGTGTTGATCCAAGATTAAATGGAGAGTACCCTCCAAAAGGAGTTGCCAAG CTCGCGGCAGTGGCAGCTCTCTGTGTGCAATACGAGTCTGAGTTTAGACCTAGCATGAGCATTGTAGTCAAAGCATTGTCTCCCCTTCTTATAAATAAACCACAACAGCAACCGGGAGCTCCAGACACACCTTCAGATACATGA